TTGTAAGGGATCACATTCACCTTGCAAAAAACCTGATTGGCAATTTTCAACAGACGTCTGGCATCCCCCATACCATCATTCACTCCTTGCATCAATACATATTCGAAGGTCAGCATATTTTTAGACATCTCAGTGTAATACTTGCAGGCTTTTACCAGTTCAGCGATATCCCATTTTTTGTTGATGGGCATTATTTGCGTCCGGCTTTCATCATCTGATGCATTGAGGCTTACTGCCAGTTTATAGCGGTGGCCTTCATCGGCAAAGCGACGAATCTGGGGCACCATCCCGCTGGTAGAAATGGTAATTTTCCGAGCACCATGGGCAAAACCTGATTCTGAATTGAGAATGTCTGCAGCTCTGATGACCTGGTCATAATTATGAAAGGGCTCCCCCATTCCCATAAAGACAATATTGGTAATGGGTCTATCACTAAAACGCCTGACATGAAGCAACTGATCAGCGATCTCTCCTGAGGTGAGATTGCGCTTCAAACCCATCTTGCCAGTAGCACAAAAATCGCAATCCAGGGCAC
The window above is part of the Candidatus Neomarinimicrobiota bacterium genome. Proteins encoded here:
- the rlmN gene encoding 23S rRNA (adenine(2503)-C(2))-methyltransferase RlmN, encoding MDSEKIILKNLSQPEMEAWVQSLGRKAFRGRQLFQWIWEKGVESFSEMTNLSKDFIQELEAKSQIELTTVHQVQTSASQGTSKFLVRLGDGKFVETVLIPESKRATVCLSSQVGCALDCDFCATGKMGLKRNLTSGEIADQLLHVRRFSDRPITNIVFMGMGEPFHNYDQVIRAADILNSESGFAHGARKITISTSGMVPQIRRFADEGHRYKLAVSLNASDDESRTQIMPINKKWDIAELVKACKYYTEMSKNMLTFEYVLMQGVNDGMGDARRLLKIANQVFCKVNVIPYNEVAEGYLRPSKKRIQSFLEVLEGARFGVTIRWSQGDDIDAACGQLSTAAVSEN